Proteins from one Ascaphus truei isolate aAscTru1 chromosome 19, aAscTru1.hap1, whole genome shotgun sequence genomic window:
- the SDR42E1 gene encoding short-chain dehydrogenase/reductase family 42E member 1 yields the protein MLKVVLFGEKKGISATFIPKEKMEALHSPKETVLVTGGGGYFGHRLGCTLHKFGVNVILFDVQKPVQEVPEGVKFIQGDVRCLAEVEDAFTDVSCVFHTASYGMSGREQLQRSLIEEVNVTGTENVIQACLNKGIPRLVYTSTFNVVFGGQVIKNGDESLPYLPLNLHPDHYSRTKSLAELKVLKANNAELKNKEGWLRTCALRPAGIYGPGEQRHLPRVVRYIENGLFQFVYGDPKSLVEFVHVDNLVSAHILASEGLKSEKNHIAAGQPYFISDGMPINNFEFFRPLVEGLGYKFPTIRLPLFLVYLFAFITEWVHFLVSPVYNFQPLLTRTEVYKTGVTHYFSMEKAKRELGFQPLQFTLKEVVEWFQSRGHGKHFRRVEKSYFIWDIIFIFLLVLVLLSWLPAVVGVYL from the exons ATGCTTAAAGTGGTACTATTTGGCGAGAAGAAAG GTATATCTGCAACTTTCATTccaaaagaaaaaatggaggCCCTACATTCTCCCAAAGAAACGGTTCTTGTTACTGGAGGAGGCGGCTACTTTGGTCACAG GTTGGGGTGCACCCTACATAAATTTGGAGTCAATGTGATTCTTTTTGATGTGCAAAAACCAGTCCAGGAGGTGCCAGAGGGAGTCAAATTCATACAAGGGGATGTTCGCTGCCTCGCTGAAGTAGAAGATGCCTTTACTGATGTGAGCTGTGTATTCCATACGGCTTCTTATGGAATGTCTGGGAGGGAACAACTACAAAGAAGCCTTATAGAAGAAGTTAATGTGACAGGCACAGAAAATGTAATCCAAGCCTGCCTAAATAAAGGAATTCCAAGGCTCGTTTACACAAGTACTTTCAACGTGGTTTTTGGGGGCCAAGTTATCAAGAATGGTGATGAATCTCTCCCATACCTACCTCTAAATCTCCACCCAGACCACTACTCTCGCACCAAGTCATTAGCAGAGCTGAAAGTGCTGAAGGCAAACAACGCTGAACTTAAAAATAAAGAAGGCTGGTTAAGAACCTGTGCTCTAAGGCCTGCTGGTATCTATGGGCCTGGGGAGCAAAGACATCTTCCCAGAGTTGTCCGTTACATTGAAAATGGTCTGTTCCAGTTTGTATACGGGGATCCTAAAAGCCTTGTGGAATTTGTGCATGTAGATAATCTTGTGTCTGCTCACATTTTAGCCTCAGAAGGTCTGAAATCGGAGAAAAATCACATTGCCGCCGGCCAGCCATACTTCATTTCGGATGGCATGCCAATAAATAACTTTGAGTTTTTCCGGCCTCTGGTGGAAGGCTTGGGTTACAAGTTCCCCACAATTCGTCTTCCCCTCTTCCTGGTGTATTTATTTGCATTCATCACTGAGTGGGTACACTTTCTTGTTAGTCCTGTGTATAATTTTCAACCCTTACTTACCCGTACTGAAGTTTACAAGACGGGAGTTACTCACTACTTCAGCATGGAAAAAGCCAAGCGGGAGCTGGGATTCCAACCTCTTCAGTTTACACTGAAGGAAGTTGTTGAGTGGTTCCAATCCCGGGGCCATGGCAAACATTTTAGAAGGGTGGAGAAAAGTTACTTTATTTGGgacattatatttattttcttgcTGGTGTTGGTGCTACTTTCATGGTTACCAGCGGTAGTGGGTGTGTACCTGTAA